The Corallococcus caeni genome includes a region encoding these proteins:
- a CDS encoding GlsB/YeaQ/YmgE family stress response membrane protein encodes MKLPRLFPLLALLLVSGLASAQEAPPEPARAPAGSLTAPPLVGAPVEDVPPPPDVPLEDKTPTRASVTPEALPSLKAAPAKDPVPRVAVEVLGGAAGGVVGATVLGSVGYLLGSATVGCDECLVMAVAGAAAGGLIGIPVGTYAGGRFMGGRGRVGPTVAGSMVGWGATFLALTLVNSGGTEAPPAVNAALFILPVVGASAGFELSHGKALRLEAEEHASSTPSVSLMPVATYSSKGPHLGLMGSF; translated from the coding sequence GTGAAGCTCCCCCGTCTGTTCCCACTCCTCGCCCTGCTGCTCGTGTCGGGCCTGGCCTCCGCCCAGGAGGCCCCCCCCGAGCCGGCCCGGGCTCCCGCCGGGAGCCTCACGGCGCCACCGCTGGTGGGCGCGCCGGTCGAGGACGTGCCACCTCCCCCGGACGTCCCCCTGGAGGACAAGACGCCCACGCGCGCGTCCGTCACGCCGGAAGCCCTGCCGTCCCTGAAGGCCGCGCCCGCGAAGGACCCCGTGCCGCGCGTGGCGGTGGAGGTGCTGGGCGGCGCGGCGGGCGGCGTGGTGGGCGCGACGGTGCTGGGCTCCGTGGGCTACCTGCTGGGGTCCGCCACGGTGGGCTGTGACGAGTGCCTGGTGATGGCCGTCGCGGGCGCCGCGGCGGGAGGCCTCATCGGCATCCCGGTGGGCACGTACGCGGGCGGCCGGTTCATGGGCGGACGCGGACGCGTGGGCCCCACGGTGGCCGGGAGCATGGTGGGCTGGGGCGCGACGTTCCTGGCGCTCACGCTGGTGAACAGCGGCGGCACCGAAGCGCCCCCGGCCGTCAACGCGGCCCTCTTCATCCTGCCGGTGGTGGGCGCGAGCGCGGGCTTCGAACTGTCCCATGGCAAGGCGCTGCGCCTGGAGGCCGAGGAGCACGCCTCCTCCACGCCCTCCGTGAGCCTGATGCCCGTGGCCACCTACAGCAGCAAGGGCCCGCACCTGGGCCTGATGGGCAGCTTCTAG
- a CDS encoding MBL fold metallo-hydrolase — translation MSEPLPGMGLFGPHTPVEPRPSSVVILFRRAHAGVEVFWVKRERALTFAGGFQAFPGGKLDPDDHDVPVQGAQGEEAALRSAAARELFEEAGVLVAEGARALSPQALEEGRAALLAGTVKWSEWLVRHTLCLRAEDLKPAGRWVTPPAIPVRFDTRFYLVELPEGAAASIIPGELTEGAWIRPEDGLSRWSDGTALLHPPAQHALQVLSEFTDEADARAKLCTPPYCPGYVAQRIEFQRGVRVVALETPTLPPATHTNAYVLGTGDLLIVDPGSSDVKQYAKLLSLVAGLKAEGARPVAVVLTHHHGDHVGGAFAVKERLGIPLWCHARTADRLDFPVERLLEDGEVLNLDGPLVQRWHVLHTPGHARGHVCLVDSRSKSAIVGDMVASVGSIVIDPPEGNMVDYLAQLKRLRDWPVTTLYPAHGSPVPDGPGKLNEYLRHRAQREALVLEAVPATGATLAEVVATAYADTPPILHPVAERSALASLEKLVAEGRVREDSFTWFRVGA, via the coding sequence ATGAGCGAGCCCCTTCCCGGCATGGGCCTCTTCGGGCCCCACACCCCCGTGGAGCCCCGGCCCTCCTCGGTGGTCATCCTCTTCCGCCGCGCGCATGCGGGCGTGGAGGTGTTCTGGGTGAAGCGCGAGCGCGCGCTCACCTTCGCGGGGGGCTTCCAAGCCTTCCCCGGCGGCAAGCTGGACCCCGACGACCACGACGTGCCCGTGCAGGGCGCGCAGGGCGAGGAGGCCGCGCTGAGGTCCGCGGCGGCGCGCGAGCTGTTCGAGGAGGCGGGCGTGCTGGTGGCGGAAGGGGCGCGCGCGCTGTCGCCCCAGGCGCTGGAGGAGGGGCGCGCGGCGCTGCTCGCGGGCACGGTGAAGTGGAGCGAGTGGCTGGTGCGCCACACGCTGTGCTTACGCGCGGAGGACCTCAAGCCCGCGGGGCGCTGGGTGACGCCGCCGGCCATCCCGGTGCGCTTCGACACGCGCTTCTACCTGGTGGAGCTGCCGGAGGGCGCCGCCGCGAGCATCATCCCCGGCGAGCTGACGGAAGGGGCGTGGATCCGCCCGGAGGACGGGCTGTCGCGCTGGAGCGACGGCACGGCGCTCCTGCACCCGCCCGCTCAGCACGCGTTGCAGGTGCTGTCGGAGTTCACGGACGAAGCCGACGCGCGCGCGAAGCTGTGCACACCGCCGTACTGCCCGGGCTACGTGGCCCAGCGCATCGAGTTCCAGCGCGGCGTGCGCGTGGTGGCGCTGGAGACGCCCACGCTGCCGCCGGCGACGCACACGAACGCGTACGTGCTGGGCACGGGCGACCTGCTCATCGTGGACCCGGGTTCGTCGGACGTGAAGCAGTACGCGAAGCTGCTGTCGCTGGTGGCGGGCCTGAAGGCGGAAGGAGCGAGGCCGGTGGCGGTGGTGCTCACCCACCACCACGGCGACCACGTGGGCGGCGCGTTCGCGGTGAAGGAGCGGCTGGGCATCCCGCTCTGGTGCCACGCGCGCACGGCGGACCGGCTGGACTTCCCGGTGGAGCGGCTCCTGGAGGACGGCGAGGTGCTGAACCTGGACGGCCCCCTGGTGCAGCGCTGGCACGTGCTGCACACGCCGGGGCACGCGCGCGGGCACGTGTGCCTGGTGGACTCACGCAGCAAGTCCGCCATCGTGGGCGACATGGTGGCGAGCGTGGGCTCCATCGTCATCGACCCACCCGAAGGCAACATGGTGGACTACCTCGCGCAGCTGAAGCGGCTGCGCGACTGGCCCGTCACCACGCTGTACCCCGCGCACGGCTCGCCGGTGCCTGACGGCCCGGGCAAGCTGAACGAGTACCTGCGCCACCGCGCCCAGCGCGAGGCCCTCGTGCTGGAGGCGGTGCCCGCGACGGGCGCGACGCTGGCGGAGGTGGTGGCCACGGCCTACGCGGACACGCCGCCCATCCTGCACCCGGTGGCGGAGCGCAGCGCCCTGGCCTCGCTGGAGAAGCTGGTGGCAGAGGGCCGCGTGCGCGAGGACTCCTTCACCTGGTTCCGCGTGGGGGCCTGA
- a CDS encoding HD domain-containing protein produces the protein MRIRDPIHGVIPVSDPEKAVIDSRFYQRLRYVRQLGFGDLAFPGATHTRHAHSLGAMYVASRVFNAVASRSDLPDDVREHFCTAVRLAVLCHDLGHMPFSHASERIAPRRSLLRLPGWLDSVAEGEQATHEDYTAKLLLDSSLTDIIQKEFGPRGITPMAAVALITGAKPPRDPGFTHQGVDWTPLLRAIVSGELDADRMDYLLRDSFYTGVNYGRYDMDWIVSNLNPAVKDGRAVLALSRAAAFAFEDFLLSRYHMFVSVYLHHTSVNFDHMLRRYYEETPGEFEIPHDPEAFLLCDDAALWYTLRRSKNRWAERISRRQGFKLLAQFTERDTGYDLEVLNSALTSGGFEHYTVQSKGALSKYVGSSGGSGNPGLFILDVSTGRLTEVARYTPLYQRYSGAVRLTRLYVRPDQAERAREMMGRMLGQTTQS, from the coding sequence ATGCGGATTCGCGACCCCATCCACGGCGTCATCCCGGTGAGCGACCCGGAGAAGGCCGTCATCGACAGCCGCTTCTACCAGCGCCTGCGCTACGTGCGGCAGCTGGGCTTCGGGGACCTGGCCTTCCCCGGCGCGACCCACACCCGCCACGCGCACAGCCTGGGCGCCATGTACGTCGCCTCGCGCGTCTTCAACGCCGTGGCCAGCCGGTCCGACCTGCCGGACGATGTGCGTGAACATTTCTGCACCGCCGTGCGCCTGGCGGTGCTCTGCCACGACCTGGGGCACATGCCCTTCTCCCACGCGTCCGAGCGCATCGCGCCCCGGCGGTCGCTGCTGCGGCTGCCCGGCTGGCTGGACTCCGTGGCGGAAGGGGAGCAGGCGACCCACGAGGACTACACGGCGAAGCTGCTCCTGGACAGCTCGCTGACGGACATCATCCAGAAGGAGTTCGGCCCGCGCGGCATCACCCCCATGGCGGCGGTGGCGCTGATCACCGGCGCGAAGCCGCCCAGGGACCCGGGCTTCACGCACCAGGGCGTGGACTGGACGCCGCTGTTGCGCGCCATCGTCTCCGGGGAACTGGACGCGGACCGGATGGACTACCTGCTGCGCGACTCGTTCTACACGGGCGTGAACTACGGCCGGTACGACATGGATTGGATCGTCTCCAACCTGAACCCGGCGGTGAAGGACGGGCGGGCGGTGCTGGCCCTGTCGCGCGCGGCGGCGTTCGCGTTCGAGGACTTCCTGCTCAGCCGCTACCACATGTTCGTGTCGGTGTACCTGCACCACACGTCGGTGAACTTCGACCACATGCTGCGCCGGTACTACGAGGAGACGCCCGGCGAGTTCGAGATTCCCCACGACCCGGAGGCCTTCCTGCTCTGCGACGACGCGGCGCTCTGGTACACGCTGCGCCGGTCGAAGAACCGGTGGGCGGAGCGCATCAGCCGCCGGCAGGGCTTCAAGCTGCTGGCGCAGTTCACGGAGCGCGACACGGGCTACGACCTGGAGGTGCTCAACAGCGCGCTCACCAGCGGCGGCTTCGAGCACTACACCGTGCAGTCCAAGGGGGCGCTCAGCAAGTACGTGGGGTCCTCCGGGGGCAGCGGCAACCCGGGGCTGTTCATCCTGGACGTGTCCACGGGGCGGCTGACGGAGGTGGCGCGCTACACGCCGCTCTACCAGCGCTACAGTGGCGCGGTGCGACTGACGCGGCTCTACGTCCGGCCGGACCAGGCGGAGCGGGCGCGCGAGATGATGGGCCGGATGCTCGGCCAGACGACGCAATCCTGA
- a CDS encoding D-alanine--D-alanine ligase family protein, with protein MHIILLHNRDHDLLEDDPGREAREDVVRVAESLAHALSRDGVNAEPLAIEGDKLDFMEALRFLQPDLVVNLCESLAADSRGEMAVPCLLDALGLPYTGSSALSLGLALHKPKAKDILRAHGVSTPASFLVKKREDALAVDLPWPLIVKPAREDASVGMDFDSVVTERSALVRACESVLRTFHQPALVEQFIAGREVYVPLLGNSPRQALPLTEIHFGRAFDNRPNIVSYRAKWEEASPEYRDSPTGPCRLDAVQEARCIQTALEAFAALDCQDYGRVDLRVSPEGVPYVIDINPNCDLHPGAGFAKAAQAAGMDYATLASRLVEVALERAHGNPHTRKKGPGTARRADPANRNLLAGGAGLRHRAG; from the coding sequence ATGCACATCATCCTGCTGCACAATCGTGACCACGACCTCCTCGAGGACGACCCCGGGCGCGAAGCCCGCGAGGACGTGGTCCGGGTGGCCGAGAGCCTGGCCCACGCGCTGAGCCGGGACGGCGTGAACGCCGAGCCGCTCGCCATCGAAGGCGACAAGCTGGACTTCATGGAGGCCCTGCGCTTCCTCCAGCCCGACCTCGTGGTGAACCTCTGCGAGTCGCTGGCCGCCGACAGCCGCGGGGAGATGGCCGTCCCTTGCCTCCTGGACGCGCTGGGGCTGCCGTACACCGGCTCGTCCGCCCTGTCGCTGGGGCTGGCGCTGCACAAGCCCAAGGCCAAGGACATCCTGCGCGCCCACGGCGTCTCCACGCCCGCCTCCTTCCTGGTGAAGAAGCGCGAGGACGCACTGGCGGTGGACCTGCCGTGGCCCCTCATCGTGAAGCCCGCGCGCGAGGACGCCAGCGTGGGCATGGACTTCGACTCCGTGGTGACGGAGCGCTCGGCGCTCGTGCGGGCGTGCGAGTCCGTGCTGCGCACCTTCCACCAGCCCGCGCTCGTGGAGCAGTTCATCGCGGGACGGGAGGTCTACGTTCCGCTGTTGGGCAACAGCCCCCGCCAGGCGCTGCCGCTCACGGAGATCCACTTCGGCCGCGCGTTCGACAACCGGCCGAACATCGTGTCGTACCGGGCCAAGTGGGAGGAGGCGTCGCCGGAGTACCGGGACTCGCCCACGGGGCCCTGCCGGCTCGACGCAGTGCAGGAAGCGCGTTGCATCCAGACGGCGCTGGAAGCATTTGCAGCGCTGGACTGCCAGGACTATGGACGCGTGGACCTTCGGGTGTCGCCCGAGGGTGTGCCGTACGTCATCGACATCAACCCCAACTGCGACCTTCACCCAGGCGCGGGGTTCGCGAAGGCGGCGCAGGCCGCCGGCATGGACTACGCGACCCTGGCCTCGCGACTCGTGGAGGTCGCTCTCGAAAGAGCCCATGGAAATCCGCACACTCGAAAGAAAGGACCGGGAACCGCTCGCCGCGCTGATCCGGCGAATCGAAACCTTCTCGCAGGAGGAGCAGGACTGCGCCATCGAGCTGGTTGA
- a CDS encoding GNAT family N-acetyltransferase, translated as MEIRTLERKDREPLAALIRRIETFSQEEQDCAIELVDTALTAGNRDYTILVADRGQDGGGLVGYCCYGPTPMTENTFDLYWIASAPEVRGQGIGAGLVSAMEADLRRRKARIIRVETSATEAYGPTRGFYASMKYGEEARIKDFYKQGDDLIILTKRL; from the coding sequence ATGGAAATCCGCACACTCGAAAGAAAGGACCGGGAACCGCTCGCCGCGCTGATCCGGCGAATCGAAACCTTCTCGCAGGAGGAGCAGGACTGCGCCATCGAGCTGGTTGACACCGCGCTCACCGCGGGCAACCGCGACTACACCATCCTGGTGGCGGACCGCGGGCAGGACGGGGGCGGGCTGGTGGGCTACTGCTGCTACGGCCCCACGCCGATGACGGAGAACACCTTCGACCTGTACTGGATCGCCTCCGCGCCGGAAGTCCGGGGCCAGGGCATCGGCGCGGGGCTCGTCTCCGCCATGGAGGCCGACCTGCGCCGCCGCAAGGCGCGCATCATCCGCGTGGAGACGAGCGCCACGGAGGCCTACGGCCCCACGCGCGGCTTCTACGCGTCCATGAAGTACGGCGAGGAAGCCCGCATCAAGGACTTCTACAAGCAGGGCGACGACCTCATCATCCTGACCAAGCGCCTGTAG
- a CDS encoding transglutaminase-like domain-containing protein — translation MRRTRLGLLSLLALLTGAPSPAWAQAPAALKNQAKAAAAKAQAKTPGAPQAQEQLSDVLKAPRPKGGEYFGLYLMDKKVGWFFTDLTALPGNKVQSINELIFKAQVGTRVSERVHREVRVYEAKPGGKLLSFTVTQKGDGGDNELVGTVTGDSLRVVRKRPGQPDEVLKPLPLPKETVEDADQARVALLRGQKVEGVALDGTDLEGYRTVTTVEAPEEQMLGGVKVKLSRVSTLSDKEKVPVAAFLTTDGKMVRVDFGQTMQARAESETVAKRLDLVEVFGLTRVVLPQPLPAKAREVPGQVKLVMKNLPEKFQQDTYRQKYHRLPDGRVEVTLMAAPPSPKGRLPRPVADPDKGENLKSTLAVEADAPAIKAQARSIIRDEKDAYTAARMLSAWVYSNLQKDYGASADRATDVLRQKKGDCTEHSLLTVAMLRASGIPARRVDGVIYMVNSDGVPALYWHEWVEAYVGEWTQLDPTFNQPVADATHFYVGYEGNAEITPLIGALQVTDVK, via the coding sequence ATGCGACGCACCCGTCTGGGATTGTTGAGCCTGCTCGCCCTGCTGACAGGGGCACCCTCCCCCGCCTGGGCCCAGGCGCCCGCCGCGCTGAAGAACCAGGCGAAGGCCGCGGCGGCCAAGGCCCAGGCGAAGACGCCCGGCGCCCCGCAGGCGCAGGAGCAGCTTTCCGACGTGCTGAAGGCCCCGCGCCCCAAGGGCGGCGAGTACTTCGGCCTGTACCTGATGGACAAGAAGGTGGGCTGGTTCTTCACCGACCTGACGGCGCTGCCGGGCAACAAGGTGCAGAGCATCAACGAGCTCATCTTCAAGGCGCAGGTGGGCACGCGCGTGTCGGAGCGCGTGCACCGCGAGGTGCGCGTCTACGAAGCGAAGCCGGGCGGCAAGCTCCTCTCCTTCACCGTCACGCAGAAGGGCGACGGCGGGGACAACGAGCTGGTGGGCACCGTGACGGGCGACTCCTTGCGCGTGGTGCGCAAGCGCCCGGGCCAGCCGGATGAAGTGCTCAAGCCGCTGCCCCTGCCCAAGGAGACGGTGGAGGACGCGGACCAGGCGCGCGTGGCGCTCCTGCGCGGCCAGAAGGTGGAGGGCGTCGCGCTGGACGGCACGGACCTGGAGGGCTACCGCACCGTCACCACGGTGGAGGCGCCCGAGGAGCAGATGCTGGGCGGCGTGAAGGTGAAGCTGTCGCGGGTGAGCACGCTGTCGGACAAGGAGAAGGTGCCGGTGGCGGCCTTCCTGACGACGGACGGCAAGATGGTGCGGGTGGACTTCGGCCAGACGATGCAGGCGCGCGCCGAGTCGGAGACGGTGGCGAAGCGGCTGGACCTGGTGGAGGTGTTCGGCCTCACGCGCGTGGTGCTGCCGCAGCCCCTGCCCGCGAAGGCGCGCGAGGTGCCCGGCCAGGTGAAGCTGGTGATGAAGAACCTGCCGGAGAAGTTCCAGCAGGACACGTACCGGCAGAAGTACCACCGGCTGCCGGACGGCCGCGTGGAGGTCACGCTGATGGCGGCGCCGCCTTCGCCCAAGGGCCGCCTGCCCCGGCCGGTGGCGGATCCGGACAAGGGGGAGAACCTCAAGTCCACGCTCGCGGTGGAGGCGGACGCGCCGGCCATCAAGGCGCAGGCCAGGAGCATCATCCGCGACGAGAAGGACGCGTACACGGCGGCGCGGATGCTGTCCGCGTGGGTGTACAGCAACCTGCAGAAGGACTACGGCGCCAGCGCGGACCGGGCCACGGACGTGCTGCGCCAGAAGAAGGGCGACTGCACGGAGCACTCGCTGCTCACGGTGGCGATGCTGCGCGCGTCCGGCATCCCCGCCCGCCGCGTGGACGGCGTCATCTACATGGTGAACTCCGACGGCGTGCCCGCGCTGTACTGGCACGAGTGGGTGGAGGCCTACGTGGGCGAGTGGACCCAGCTGGACCCCACCTTCAACCAGCCCGTCGCGGACGCCACCCACTTCTACGTGGGCTACGAGGGCAACGCGGAGATCACGCCCCTCATCGGGGCGTTGCAGGTAACGGACGTGAAGTAG